A section of the Oikeobacillus pervagus genome encodes:
- a CDS encoding CvfB family protein: protein MSTIQAGTVVKMQPDTEMPYGYFLTNGRDRVLLHNSEMTDDFDPDQELEVFLFQDHDGRMAATMRIPKVQIGKYDWVEVVGVNEELGVFVSIGMSKDILIYHDDLPIVEAVWPAVGDRLYCTLKLDRNGRLLGKLATEDVMSETFTKATKDDFNRNITGVVYRTLRTGTFIITAEGYRGFIHESERQKEPRLGQKVDGRIIDVKEDGSVNISLRGRKHEAQIEDSEKIYHYLESRGGSMPYSDKSLPEEIQKRFGLSKGAFKRALGKLMKEEKVYQENGWTHKKSAE from the coding sequence ATGTCGACAATTCAAGCAGGAACAGTTGTGAAAATGCAACCTGATACGGAAATGCCTTATGGCTATTTTTTAACGAATGGGAGAGACCGTGTTTTATTACATAATAGTGAGATGACAGATGATTTTGACCCTGATCAAGAACTAGAAGTATTTTTATTTCAAGATCATGATGGAAGAATGGCCGCTACTATGAGGATTCCTAAAGTTCAAATAGGAAAATATGACTGGGTGGAAGTCGTTGGGGTGAACGAAGAGCTTGGGGTATTTGTCTCGATTGGGATGAGTAAAGATATTCTTATTTACCATGATGATTTGCCGATAGTAGAGGCAGTTTGGCCAGCTGTTGGGGACCGATTGTATTGTACGTTAAAATTAGATCGCAATGGCCGATTGCTAGGGAAGTTAGCTACGGAAGATGTTATGAGTGAGACATTTACAAAAGCGACAAAAGATGACTTTAATAGAAACATCACTGGGGTTGTTTATCGAACATTAAGAACGGGCACTTTCATTATAACTGCTGAAGGATACCGGGGGTTTATTCATGAATCTGAACGGCAGAAAGAGCCAAGATTAGGTCAAAAGGTAGATGGCCGAATCATTGATGTAAAAGAGGATGGTTCGGTGAATATTTCATTAAGAGGCCGTAAGCATGAAGCCCAAATAGAAGATTCTGAAAAAATCTATCACTATTTAGAAAGTCGCGGAGGTTCCATGCCTTATAGTGATAAAAGCCTTCCAGAGGAAATACAAAAGCGCTTTGGGTTAAGTAAAGGTGCGTTTAAAAGAGCGTTAGGTAAGCTCATGAAAGAAGAAAAGGTTTATCAAGAGAACGGTTGGACACATAAGAAATCAGCGGAATAA
- a CDS encoding S-layer homology domain-containing protein → MGIYKSCKNIFIGAIATTFIITTVSPTFAAENQNIKFNDEAHFDSSHKENIYKAVELGLVKGENGNFHPVTPISRGQVVKTLARYLENVHGKIDTSIVIPFEDVGADSSDPELYRASLIVKKFGTFEGYNGKLLPKENITRQAMAKVLVKAFNLNEQEKVGESRITDLDLAQEWAREYIQTLSELDITNVKDFRPLINVSREQYASFLVRSVEMMNSTTEDSSGDQ, encoded by the coding sequence ATGGGGATATATAAAAGTTGCAAGAATATTTTTATAGGAGCTATAGCCACGACATTTATTATAACTACGGTATCACCAACATTTGCGGCTGAAAATCAAAACATTAAATTTAATGATGAGGCTCATTTTGATAGTAGTCATAAAGAGAATATTTATAAGGCGGTAGAACTTGGTTTAGTAAAAGGTGAAAATGGAAACTTCCATCCTGTAACGCCTATTTCTAGAGGACAAGTTGTTAAAACACTTGCACGTTATTTAGAAAATGTTCATGGAAAGATTGACACTTCAATAGTAATACCATTTGAAGATGTAGGTGCTGATTCATCAGACCCAGAGCTTTATCGTGCTTCTTTAATTGTAAAGAAATTCGGCACTTTTGAGGGTTACAATGGAAAACTTTTACCAAAAGAAAATATTACTCGTCAAGCTATGGCGAAGGTGCTTGTGAAAGCATTTAATCTCAATGAACAAGAGAAGGTTGGAGAATCGAGGATAACCGATTTGGATCTTGCACAAGAATGGGCAAGGGAGTATATTCAGACTTTATCAGAATTGGATATCACAAATGTTAAGGATTTTCGCCCTTTAATAAATGTAAGCCGTGAACAATACGCATCTTTTTTAGTAAGATCAGTGGAAATGATGAATTCTACTACGGAGGATTCGTCAGGAGATCAATAG
- a CDS encoding serine/threonine-protein kinase has product MNERMKTMKMPINNELETFRMKAENPTERLKYEDTSTAAMPSGSTTERILEDDPNPTLKMEDGIQATQLLETNRESNGYIQVGDQINQTYHLVKNLTYNTGEATLFICERAGTSFVAKVYHEHFMPKDEVSERIRSINSPYVIPIVDKGIDEQSNRYYEILPYYRNGDLAKQERFTIKQIVDMIIPSMNEGLKAIHDQGVVHRDIKPNNVFLSDDRSYVILGDFGISSTLDRGSVIFTGNANRTNGYAAPEVYNRLISKENDYYSFGITLLELALGVHPFKGLSEEQIMKVTLMDPITIPVSIPNSFAQLIKGLTRKDRNVRWGYEEVKRWLNGENVTVLEDPSIRTIRPYQFLGKEIDQLDELALAFAKNWHEAKKHLYRGLVSDFVKQFGQDYQLKVMECEEILNQDMGLFQLITELYPDGPLCWKGEIFENLELLGEAIHHCIPNIHPTIAEMLEHGIILAYTKNLKEDHHQLIVEIERMTELSKSNISSAYFQLFFTLSNRNEFIIEGEILQSLDDLIQFLQHHESEIDRLSKELLKSHYFFAWLKHLGNEKQLKQWGTGPIERMY; this is encoded by the coding sequence GTGAACGAACGGATGAAAACAATGAAAATGCCGATAAATAATGAACTAGAAACATTTAGAATGAAGGCGGAAAATCCGACAGAGAGGCTAAAGTATGAGGACACATCCACAGCTGCTATGCCTAGCGGGTCTACGACAGAAAGAATATTAGAAGATGATCCTAACCCCACATTGAAAATGGAGGATGGAATTCAGGCAACTCAATTGTTGGAAACAAATAGGGAATCAAACGGATATATCCAAGTAGGGGATCAAATTAATCAAACCTATCATCTAGTAAAAAATTTAACATATAATACAGGCGAGGCGACATTATTTATATGTGAACGAGCGGGGACTTCCTTCGTTGCGAAAGTGTATCATGAACACTTTATGCCGAAAGATGAAGTAAGTGAGCGGATTCGTTCGATTAATTCCCCTTATGTGATTCCCATTGTCGACAAAGGGATAGATGAGCAGTCCAATCGCTATTATGAAATATTGCCATATTACCGAAACGGTGATTTGGCGAAACAAGAACGTTTTACTATTAAGCAAATTGTAGATATGATCATCCCTTCAATGAACGAAGGATTGAAGGCCATCCATGATCAAGGGGTGGTTCATCGTGATATCAAGCCCAATAATGTTTTTTTAAGTGATGATCGTTCCTATGTAATTTTGGGTGATTTTGGTATTAGTTCAACGCTTGATAGGGGAAGTGTTATTTTTACAGGAAATGCGAATCGGACAAATGGTTATGCTGCACCTGAGGTATATAACAGATTAATCAGTAAGGAAAATGATTATTACTCCTTTGGAATTACTTTGCTAGAGCTTGCATTAGGAGTGCATCCTTTTAAAGGACTCAGTGAGGAACAAATTATGAAAGTGACATTAATGGATCCAATCACCATCCCGGTTTCCATCCCGAATTCATTCGCCCAATTGATCAAAGGATTAACGAGGAAAGATCGAAATGTCCGCTGGGGTTATGAAGAAGTGAAAAGATGGCTAAACGGGGAGAATGTGACTGTTCTCGAAGATCCCTCTATTAGAACGATTCGCCCTTATCAATTTTTGGGTAAGGAAATTGATCAATTGGATGAATTAGCACTTGCTTTCGCTAAAAATTGGCATGAGGCAAAAAAACATTTATATAGAGGATTAGTCAGTGATTTTGTCAAACAATTTGGGCAAGACTATCAATTAAAGGTGATGGAATGTGAAGAAATCCTGAATCAAGACATGGGTCTTTTTCAATTAATCACTGAGCTGTATCCAGATGGTCCCCTTTGTTGGAAAGGAGAAATTTTCGAAAACTTAGAATTACTAGGGGAGGCCATCCATCATTGTATTCCCAATATTCATCCAACAATTGCTGAAATGCTCGAACACGGGATTATATTAGCTTATACTAAAAATTTAAAAGAGGATCATCATCAGCTCATAGTGGAAATTGAAAGAATGACAGAGTTATCGAAATCTAATATTTCCTCTGCTTATTTTCAATTATTTTTCACCTTATCAAATCGCAATGAATTTATAATTGAAGGGGAAATTCTACAGAGTCTTGATGATTTAATTCAATTTTTACAACATCATGAAAGTGAGATCGACCGGCTTTCGAAAGAATTACTGAAGAGCCACTACTTTTTCGCTTGGCTTAAACATTTAGGAAATGAAAAACAATTAAAACAATGGGGGACGGGGCCGATAGAAAGAATGTACTAG
- a CDS encoding PP2C family protein-serine/threonine phosphatase, which translates to MYQIYGVTDVGVVRTNNEDGFVVNDRVIVDGEFQTELASSFIIAVADGLGGEKAGEVASSIVLEQCAHQSPMNSEEEVREFIEEKIQQQLFHHIKGHPETTGMGSTIAGINCLNDEMMIFHVGDSRVYRYRDDWLKPLTKDHSLVELLYDSGQIKQSEKFYHSERNILLRSLGQPAVEIECKRLPYPSKRKDIFLLCSDGLTNYVKDDEIEQYFQRKSNIKDTARSLLEIAKERGGADNITIVLIERIE; encoded by the coding sequence TTGTATCAGATCTATGGGGTTACAGATGTAGGAGTTGTTCGGACCAATAATGAGGATGGGTTTGTTGTGAATGATCGGGTGATTGTAGATGGTGAATTTCAAACGGAATTAGCTTCTTCGTTTATAATAGCAGTAGCGGATGGTTTGGGAGGGGAAAAAGCTGGAGAGGTAGCTTCCTCTATCGTCCTTGAGCAATGTGCACATCAATCCCCTATGAATAGCGAAGAAGAAGTAAGGGAGTTCATTGAGGAAAAGATTCAACAACAGCTTTTCCACCATATAAAGGGACATCCAGAGACAACAGGGATGGGATCGACGATTGCAGGGATCAACTGCCTAAATGACGAGATGATGATTTTTCATGTTGGTGATAGCAGAGTATATCGATACAGAGATGACTGGTTGAAACCTTTAACGAAAGATCATAGTCTTGTTGAGTTACTGTATGATTCTGGTCAAATCAAACAATCGGAAAAATTCTATCACTCAGAGCGAAACATATTGTTAAGATCTCTTGGGCAACCCGCAGTCGAAATTGAATGCAAACGATTGCCTTATCCCTCAAAAAGAAAAGACATATTTCTACTTTGCAGTGATGGACTTACGAATTATGTAAAAGATGATGAAATAGAACAGTATTTTCAAAGAAAGTCCAATATAAAGGATACTGCCCGATCGTTATTAGAGATAGCAAAGGAACGAGGAGGGGCAGATAATATCACGATTGTATTAATTGAAAGGATAGAATGA
- the uraA gene encoding uracil permease, which yields MRTYQVDERPHLLAMIPLSIQHLFAMFGSTVLVPILFNVNPATILLMNGIGTLIYIFLCKGQIPAYLGSSFAFISPVFIVLGTKGYSAALGGFIVVGIIFVLIAIIIKFAGTKWIDIVFPPAAMGAIVAVIGLELVPVAAEMAGIIQPLNDPPANWVPDGKVITVSLLTLGITIIGNVMFRGFLKIIPILIGIIAGYIIAFFFGMVDFTPVREAAWIALPDFYAPTFDWSSIAIIAPAALVVIAEHIGHLVVTQNIVNRDLMKNPGLDRSLLGNGVSTIISGFVGSTPNTTYGENIGVLALTKVYSTWVIGGAAVCAIFLSFFGKLAALISTIPTPVMGGISLLLFGVIAVSGLRMLVESKVDYSKATNMILTTVVLVIGISGATLTFGSFSLKGMALATVVAIILSLFFKIIEVLNLSNDDD from the coding sequence ATGCGTACATATCAAGTTGATGAAAGGCCTCATCTTTTAGCGATGATTCCTCTTAGTATTCAGCATTTATTTGCGATGTTTGGTTCAACTGTGTTAGTCCCCATTTTATTTAATGTGAACCCAGCAACGATTTTACTCATGAACGGAATCGGTACTTTGATTTATATTTTTTTATGTAAAGGACAAATACCTGCCTACCTTGGTTCAAGTTTCGCCTTTATTTCTCCCGTATTTATCGTCTTAGGTACAAAGGGTTATAGTGCCGCTCTTGGCGGTTTCATCGTGGTCGGAATCATTTTTGTTCTTATAGCTATTATTATTAAATTTGCCGGCACGAAATGGATTGATATCGTATTCCCGCCTGCTGCAATGGGAGCCATTGTCGCCGTGATCGGATTAGAACTAGTACCAGTAGCGGCAGAAATGGCAGGAATCATACAACCACTTAATGATCCACCAGCAAACTGGGTCCCTGATGGAAAGGTCATCACTGTTTCCTTATTAACATTAGGAATTACCATTATTGGCAATGTGATGTTTCGAGGGTTTCTAAAAATCATTCCAATATTGATCGGTATCATCGCAGGATATATCATTGCTTTCTTCTTTGGAATGGTCGATTTTACACCTGTCAGAGAAGCGGCTTGGATTGCCTTACCAGACTTTTATGCCCCTACATTTGATTGGTCAAGCATTGCCATTATTGCTCCTGCAGCACTCGTTGTGATTGCAGAGCATATCGGACATTTAGTTGTCACACAAAATATTGTGAATCGAGATCTAATGAAGAATCCGGGATTAGACCGTTCCTTACTCGGAAACGGGGTATCTACGATTATTTCAGGATTTGTTGGATCAACACCGAACACCACATATGGGGAAAATATCGGTGTGCTCGCCTTGACAAAAGTGTACTCTACTTGGGTCATCGGTGGAGCCGCTGTTTGCGCTATCTTCTTATCCTTTTTCGGGAAATTAGCGGCCTTGATCTCAACCATCCCTACTCCTGTCATGGGTGGAATATCTCTTTTATTATTCGGAGTTATCGCTGTATCTGGTTTGCGTATGCTCGTTGAATCGAAAGTTGATTACTCTAAAGCAACGAACATGATTTTAACTACCGTCGTGCTTGTCATTGGAATTAGCGGGGCAACCCTAACTTTCGGTTCGTTTTCACTAAAAGGAATGGCACTTGCAACCGTTGTCGCCATTATTTTAAGCTTATTCTTTAAAATTATCGAAGTGTTGAATTTATCGAATGATGATGATTAA
- a CDS encoding FHA domain-containing protein: MNEVRVCDLCHHHNESHSLICENCGEDISFIPSTIIRKERFVQNNENPEVSELLQGEDEPSTTQKTARLIEAKLINVLSGYTVILPPEGGVLGRSGTIDPRHFQKNRFVSNQHARFSLSGDEFIVQDLNSTNGTKLNGVRLSPDREYPLQEGDKLTFANMEFLFEK, from the coding sequence ATGAATGAGGTAAGGGTATGCGATCTTTGTCATCATCATAATGAATCACATTCTTTAATATGTGAAAACTGTGGGGAGGATATTTCATTTATTCCCTCCACCATTATTCGGAAGGAACGATTTGTCCAAAATAATGAAAATCCTGAAGTGAGTGAGCTACTGCAAGGGGAGGATGAACCCTCAACTACGCAAAAAACTGCTCGATTAATAGAAGCAAAATTAATTAATGTATTAAGCGGATATACCGTTATATTGCCACCTGAAGGGGGAGTGCTTGGTCGGTCTGGAACAATTGATCCTCGTCATTTTCAAAAGAATCGCTTTGTTAGTAATCAACATGCTCGCTTTAGTCTATCGGGGGATGAATTTATCGTTCAAGATTTAAATAGTACAAATGGGACGAAATTAAATGGTGTAAGACTCTCCCCTGACCGGGAATATCCTCTTCAAGAAGGGGACAAGTTAACTTTTGCTAATATGGAATTCTTATTTGAAAAATAG
- a CDS encoding SH3 domain-containing protein → MQNETKEFLTLLSQLTEDDPRVVDLYRQRIVESSLFQAVNRYDDELLFISPRAIQLKERLQQLHFEHTTITELNKVNDEMNELYEQLESLCTYSEEQIRQGLYNIDVIHRQLLDKLKTEDKDLYTKIQLLLESKENPPADSFRQYLRKNRNEKIRNEYFRIRSSKMQIEDDRRALMFKGLGTAIGAFFGLLLSNLFIGLEMPIFVLIVILFFLRSIWRVDWLKNISLLLLTSLLGMFIGLTIYQLIHLGEWRDYSSLQTLYMNGLGVIIGGFTGYMIVSKRIFLSSKEKSIPLPSILQIADRRFQILAIVCTVYGFLWISAVHGNMTIFEHIDNKVANLFHLNGSHLSKGKVEVTAYHANLRTEPVVQPSTLYSSAEKGTVLEFVETKSVDGTTWYKVKVDSGNTFAWISGKTVQLLTQ, encoded by the coding sequence TTGCAAAATGAAACAAAGGAATTTTTAACACTTTTATCCCAATTGACGGAAGATGATCCGCGAGTCGTCGATCTTTATCGGCAGAGAATAGTAGAATCTAGTCTGTTTCAGGCGGTGAATAGATATGATGACGAGTTACTATTTATCTCCCCGAGAGCTATTCAATTAAAAGAACGACTGCAACAGTTACATTTTGAACATACGACGATTACAGAATTAAATAAAGTGAATGACGAGATGAATGAACTTTATGAGCAATTAGAGAGTTTATGCACATATTCTGAAGAACAAATAAGACAGGGCCTTTATAACATCGATGTCATCCATCGCCAGTTATTAGACAAATTAAAAACGGAAGACAAGGATCTGTATACGAAGATTCAACTGTTATTGGAGTCGAAAGAGAATCCTCCTGCAGACAGCTTTCGTCAATATTTACGGAAAAACCGGAATGAAAAGATACGAAATGAATATTTCCGTATTCGGTCTTCTAAGATGCAGATAGAAGATGACAGAAGGGCGCTCATGTTCAAGGGATTGGGGACTGCTATTGGGGCGTTCTTTGGCTTATTGCTCTCGAATTTATTCATTGGGTTGGAAATGCCCATCTTTGTTTTAATTGTTATTTTATTCTTCCTACGCAGTATATGGCGGGTTGATTGGTTAAAGAACATATCATTATTATTATTAACTTCTTTATTAGGCATGTTTATTGGATTGACGATCTATCAACTGATCCATCTAGGTGAATGGAGAGACTATTCCAGTTTGCAGACACTTTATATGAATGGCTTAGGTGTGATCATTGGTGGGTTTACGGGATATATGATCGTGAGTAAAAGAATATTCTTATCCTCAAAAGAGAAGAGTATTCCATTGCCGTCCATTCTGCAAATTGCGGACAGACGTTTCCAAATACTTGCGATTGTCTGTACAGTATATGGTTTTTTATGGATTAGTGCGGTTCATGGAAATATGACCATATTTGAACACATTGACAATAAAGTAGCGAATCTCTTTCATCTTAATGGAAGTCATTTATCGAAAGGGAAAGTGGAGGTAACGGCTTATCATGCTAATTTGCGGACCGAGCCTGTTGTTCAACCATCCACGTTATACTCTTCTGCGGAAAAAGGGACAGTGCTAGAATTTGTAGAAACAAAGAGTGTTGACGGTACAACTTGGTATAAAGTGAAAGTAGATAGTGGAAACACATTCGCCTGGATTAGTGGAAAAACCGTTCAGCTACTCACACAATAA
- a CDS encoding S-layer homology domain-containing protein has product MKRRFQFLLVGLLIFALVGSFANVSEATVASGGNEGSSKIVQSGVVKVQNQLNRSTTKFSDISKDYWAKEEIEYLVQHGIIKGYPNGTFGIRNKVTRSQAAIILARTLGIDKEFSPNPGFKDIPTTDPAYKEIAAVTKYGIFQKSTNFNPGGYLTRAQMAKIMTVAFDLKYTYATNFKDVERGKWYYHYVQSLAGMGITTGNNGKFMPNNHIDRTQFAVFLARILEDRFKVGLQASLEDAKFLSDGRLQMTVTLYNNTSNKIFDIRGKYSLHVDNAVIAQSDISKQTHPVSYGSLTLLPGQQKKLTFNFSSREVKKKVDLNKAQELFFAYEHTWKYYVK; this is encoded by the coding sequence GTGAAAAGGAGATTTCAATTCTTACTTGTTGGGTTACTTATTTTTGCACTAGTAGGATCATTTGCAAATGTTTCGGAAGCTACTGTTGCTTCAGGAGGAAATGAAGGGAGTAGTAAGATCGTTCAAAGTGGAGTTGTAAAAGTACAAAACCAGCTTAATCGCTCGACTACTAAATTCTCTGATATTTCAAAAGATTATTGGGCAAAGGAAGAAATTGAGTACTTGGTTCAACATGGGATCATTAAGGGATACCCAAATGGTACCTTTGGTATTCGTAATAAAGTAACAAGATCACAGGCGGCAATCATTTTAGCGAGAACTTTAGGGATTGACAAGGAATTCTCTCCGAACCCTGGCTTTAAAGATATTCCAACTACTGATCCTGCTTATAAAGAAATTGCAGCCGTTACAAAATACGGAATTTTCCAGAAATCAACTAATTTTAATCCGGGTGGCTATTTAACAAGAGCTCAGATGGCGAAAATTATGACCGTTGCCTTTGATTTAAAGTACACGTATGCAACTAATTTTAAAGATGTAGAACGTGGTAAATGGTACTATCATTACGTACAATCCTTGGCGGGAATGGGAATTACAACAGGAAACAACGGAAAATTTATGCCAAACAATCATATAGATCGTACACAATTTGCCGTTTTCTTAGCACGTATATTAGAAGACCGTTTTAAAGTTGGGCTTCAAGCATCATTAGAAGATGCAAAATTTTTGTCGGATGGAAGGCTTCAAATGACAGTTACACTATATAATAATACAAGTAATAAGATCTTTGATATTAGAGGTAAGTATAGTTTACATGTTGATAATGCGGTTATCGCTCAATCTGATATTTCAAAGCAAACACACCCTGTTAGTTATGGAAGTTTAACATTATTACCAGGACAACAAAAGAAGTTGACTTTCAACTTCTCATCTCGTGAAGTGAAAAAGAAAGTGGATTTAAATAAGGCTCAAGAACTATTCTTTGCCTATGAGCATACTTGGAAATATTATGTGAAATAA
- a CDS encoding ISL3 family transposase encodes MNVEIQDINSLFHITEPWYIDSCVFNAEKQQLDVFVCIRKGAFFCCSNCGEEAQPVYDIADHNRTWRHLNFLEYPCYIRAELPRTDCQKCGKIHRVDVPWAVKPRSNFTLLFDALIITLEKDMPMNAISRLVKEHDTKLWRIIHYYVDNAIEAQDLSHVTMISTDETSAKKGHQYVTIFMDPKGKNVIHVTKGKDSSTWAECKKHLESHGGKAENVTQVCMDMSPAFIKGATDQFPDAAITFDKFHVIQAVNKAVDKVQRQERKSCAELKNTRYIWLKNVQNLTAKQKETLDQLKDCELDTAKAYRMKLTLQEIYRYPGVIAELALKDWIQWGLRCRLEPMVEVAKMIKNHYDGIIQWFKSKLNNGLLEGINSLFQAAKRKARGYRSDKNIVAMICLLAGKLDFALK; translated from the coding sequence ATGAACGTAGAAATCCAAGATATTAATAGTCTGTTTCATATTACAGAACCGTGGTATATCGATAGCTGTGTATTTAATGCAGAAAAACAACAATTAGATGTCTTTGTATGTATTCGCAAAGGTGCTTTTTTCTGTTGTTCTAACTGTGGTGAAGAAGCGCAGCCAGTCTATGATATTGCTGATCACAACCGAACATGGCGCCATCTAAACTTTCTAGAATATCCTTGCTATATTCGTGCTGAATTACCTCGCACCGACTGCCAGAAATGCGGAAAAATTCATCGAGTAGATGTTCCTTGGGCTGTTAAACCCCGTTCTAATTTCACTTTACTTTTCGATGCTCTGATCATCACTTTGGAGAAAGATATGCCAATGAATGCCATAAGTAGACTTGTCAAAGAACATGATACAAAACTGTGGCGGATTATACATTACTACGTTGACAATGCCATCGAAGCTCAAGATTTATCCCATGTGACCATGATTAGTACAGATGAAACTTCCGCTAAAAAAGGTCATCAATATGTAACCATCTTTATGGATCCCAAAGGAAAGAATGTTATTCACGTCACAAAAGGAAAAGATTCAAGTACATGGGCGGAGTGTAAAAAACACTTGGAATCCCATGGAGGCAAGGCCGAAAATGTGACGCAAGTCTGTATGGATATGTCTCCCGCCTTTATTAAAGGGGCTACAGACCAGTTTCCTGATGCAGCTATTACCTTTGACAAATTCCATGTTATTCAAGCCGTAAACAAGGCTGTAGACAAAGTACAAAGACAAGAGCGTAAAAGCTGTGCAGAACTTAAAAATACTCGTTATATTTGGCTAAAGAATGTACAAAATTTAACAGCCAAACAAAAAGAGACACTAGACCAGTTAAAAGACTGTGAACTTGATACGGCTAAAGCATACCGAATGAAACTTACCTTGCAAGAGATTTATCGTTACCCAGGAGTAATCGCTGAACTAGCATTAAAAGACTGGATCCAATGGGGTCTACGTTGCCGACTAGAACCCATGGTAGAAGTGGCCAAAATGATTAAAAACCATTATGACGGAATCATCCAGTGGTTTAAGTCCAAGCTAAATAACGGGTTGCTTGAAGGAATCAACAGTTTATTTCAGGCAGCTAAGAGAAAAGCCCGTGGGTATCGCTCTGACAAAAATATAGTAGCCATGATTTGCCTACTTGCCGGAAAGTTGGATTTTGCACTCAAATAA
- a CDS encoding late competence development ComFB family protein has protein sequence MPTINVMEEIVQNIMKENLETMELTCTCERCKADIIALSLNHLPPRYIVNASNRPYIRAQFMPNVQEGINILRVVLQAAEIVKKNKRCGN, from the coding sequence ATGCCCACTATAAATGTAATGGAAGAAATCGTACAAAATATTATGAAAGAGAACTTGGAGACGATGGAATTGACTTGTACATGTGAAAGATGCAAGGCGGATATCATTGCCCTTTCTCTTAATCATTTGCCACCGCGGTATATTGTCAATGCTAGTAATAGGCCATACATAAGAGCCCAATTTATGCCGAACGTTCAAGAGGGAATTAATATATTAAGAGTGGTTCTTCAAGCAGCTGAGATCGTAAAGAAAAATAAGAGATGTGGAAATTAG
- a CDS encoding glycerophosphodiester phosphodiesterase, whose protein sequence is MKKDDLMGRFILLLVIILLTSCSTSVSNINHDFFIIAHRGASTYAPEHTIPSYELAKEQGADYLEIDLQMTADGELVAMHDEKVDRTTNGKGFVRSYTLHELKQLDAGSWFNQQYPKQAKREYIDLKVPTLEDILKHFGDSVNYYIETKNPIKGEYMEEKLLALLEKYELLQKGNKVIIQSFSENSLRKIHRLNKSIPLIQLMKYNHPATVSEEQISHWKAYARGIGPNYQMIDETYVKKLRDHNLWVHPYTVNHKKHMKRLINWGVTGVFTNYSDRGVEVKQGKVE, encoded by the coding sequence ATAAAGAAGGATGATCTCATGGGAAGATTCATTTTGCTCCTTGTTATAATACTTCTTACAAGTTGTTCAACTTCTGTTAGCAATATTAATCATGATTTTTTCATCATCGCCCACCGCGGCGCTTCCACCTATGCACCCGAGCATACGATTCCCTCGTATGAATTAGCAAAAGAACAGGGAGCCGATTATTTAGAGATTGATTTACAAATGACAGCTGATGGTGAATTAGTTGCCATGCATGATGAAAAGGTGGACCGTACGACAAATGGGAAAGGTTTTGTGAGAAGCTACACTTTGCATGAATTGAAACAATTAGATGCAGGTTCTTGGTTTAATCAACAATACCCGAAACAAGCTAAAAGAGAGTACATTGATTTGAAAGTTCCCACTTTGGAGGACATCCTAAAGCATTTTGGCGATTCTGTTAATTATTATATTGAAACCAAAAATCCAATAAAAGGAGAATATATGGAGGAGAAGTTGCTAGCCCTCCTTGAGAAATATGAATTACTTCAAAAAGGGAATAAAGTAATCATCCAATCTTTTAGTGAAAATAGCCTGCGAAAAATCCATCGATTAAACAAGTCCATTCCATTGATCCAGCTAATGAAATATAATCATCCTGCAACAGTTTCAGAAGAGCAAATAAGCCATTGGAAAGCCTATGCAAGAGGAATTGGCCCAAACTATCAAATGATTGACGAAACATACGTGAAAAAACTTAGGGATCACAATCTATGGGTTCATCCCTATACAGTTAATCATAAAAAACACATGAAAAGGTTAATCAATTGGGGAGTAACTGGCGTGTTTACAAACTATTCTGATCGTGGGGTTGAAGTTAAGCAAGGGAAAGTTGAATAG